In the genome of Diachasmimorpha longicaudata isolate KC_UGA_2023 chromosome 19, iyDiaLong2, whole genome shotgun sequence, one region contains:
- the LOC135171279 gene encoding mitochondrial chaperone BCS1 produces the protein MTIVEYFQTLSDNPYFGAGFGLAGLGIGAAMLRKSSQFAMVLFRRHYMITLEVPCRDKSYQWLLQWITHKGAKKTQHLSVETSFELKDTGSVKTKYEFIPSIGTHFFRYKGNWIRVERTREQQTLDLHMGIPWETVVLTALGSNRDLYFDILEEARQMALKEHEGKTIMYTAMGSEWRQFGHPRKKRPIDSVVLDQGIAERLVKDCREFIENPGWYSDRGIPYRRGYLLHGPPGCGKSSFITALAAELERGICVLNLSERGLTDDRLNHLLAVAPQQTIILLEDVDAAFSSRTETKEMKAAFDGLNRVTFSGLLNCLDGVASTEARILFMTTNYLERLDPALVRPGRVDVKEYIGWCSASQLEQMFLRFYRGPEGTNAQALAKQFAESVMSFKKNVSPAQIQGFFMFHKNSPDEVLNNVAQIWELT, from the exons atgacgaTTGTGGAGTATTTCCAAACACTTTCCGACAATCCGTATTTTGGTGCGGGGTTTGGATTGGCTGGGCTGGGGATTGGAGCTGCTATGCTCCGAAAGAGTAGCCAATTTGCAATGGTTTTGTTtag gcgTCACTACATGATAACCCTGGAGGTACCTTGTCGAGACAAGAGTTATCAATGGCTGCTCCAGTGGATCACCCACAAGGGAGCCAAGAAGACCCAGCACCTGTCCGTGGAGACTAGCTTCGAATTAAAAGACACTGGAAGTGTCAAGACGAAGTACGAGTTCATCCCGAGTATTGGAACTCACTTCTTCAG ATATAAAGGCAACTGGATAAGGGTTGAGAGGACTCGAGAACAGCAGACACTTGACCTGCACATGGGGATTCCCTGGGAGACAGTTGTGCTGACTGCTCTTGGGAGTAACAGAGATCTTTACTTCGACATCCTCGAGGAAG CTAGACAAATGGCCCTGAAGGAACACGAAGGGAAGACGATAATGTATACAGCGATGGGAAGTGAGTGGAGGCAATTTGGTCACCCCAGGAAGAAGAGGCCAATCGATTCAGTGGTTCTGGATCAAGGAATTGCTGAGAGACTGGTGAAGGACTGCAGGGAGTTTATAGAAAATCCTGGATGGTACAGTGATCGAG GAATTCCCTACAGACGAGGTTACCTACTCCACGGCCCCCCAGGTTGTGGGAAATCCTCGTTCATCACAGCCCTAGCTGCTGAACTTGAGCGAGGAATTTGCGTCCTAAATCTGTCAGAGAGAGGACTGACTGATGATCGACTGAACCATCTCCTGGCAGTGGCTCCCCAGCAGACCATCATCCTGCTCGAGGATGTTGATGCTGCCTTCAGTAGTCGGACAGAAACCAAAGAGA TGAAAGCTGCATTCGATGGGCTCAACAGAGTCACATTCAGTGGACTATTGAATTGTCTCGATGGAGTGGCATCCACTGAGGCCCGAATTCTATTCATGACGACAAACTACCTGGAGAGATTAGACCCAGCCTTGGTCAGACCAGGAAGAGTCGACGTTAAGGAGTACATTG GGTGGTGCAGTGCCAGCCAACTCGAGCAGATGTTCCTCAGGTTCTACAGAGGACCTGAGGGGACAAATGCCCAAGCTCTAGCCAAACAATTCGCGGAGAGTGTGATGAGCTTCAAGAAGAACGTTAGTCCAGCTCAGATACAGGGCTTCTTCATGTTCCACAAAAATTCTCCTGATGAAGTTCTCAATAATGTCGCACAAATCTGGGAGCTCACTTGA
- the LOC135171272 gene encoding uncharacterized protein LOC135171272 → MGKTRGVHETTPELRNRMVGMYEAGLGLRDIAAAINCSQRTVKRWLNRFDKEGTVETRERCGRKRATTSEQDDAIVRLATQTPITAAKAVLPALGLNCSVDTIRERLHKAGIHNWSPSRKHIQRIPLGEAEGAALQQAVWRPTGTQLGKKKTPKVPPRAKSTASKMKKKKTIKKNPVKESSAPEAPEKQLEAPQMEFNPPQAITHCPDLAQLPQPQIIDSQSQFQAQPIPNPQQMYQQHQDLNMSQNWPLDLVQAPQTQSQYLQSTDNLPPTSSHLQELYPQNNHHQHHPLEPQQINLEPRSKPVNVSEGSSSSNSSTESQEVNDSSKKTAEPAAGSEQIVKEDQSEGNSEKRKKGGKAKGTLETSVELRNRMIGMSQAGLSTLSIALAISRSERTVKRWLERWRKEGNVQTKERKGRKRITTKEQDDAIIALATQNPLTAAKYVAPALGLNCSVDTIRERLHKAGIHSWKLGKKPGEGNAVHTVHLWQPSGNRPNRPRILRKNSGKKIAGKKLESKKTVGKKETKKSQEKIVEEEVQVPNVPVESVQAPQPVPSIEQGTMQFHDEGMNGYSSNPNVLQPVLTPLTPSTSGQGMHVAQVMRPDCRMATGQVPGYSSCMVGSGHGHMEQPDPLNYEPYMWNF, encoded by the exons ATGGGGAAGACAAGAGGAGTGCATGAGACCACTCCAGAGCTGAGGAATCGGATGGTGGGAATGTACGAGGCTGGACTTGGCCTGCGAGACATAGCAGCAGCGATAAATTGCTCT CAAAGAACAGTAAAACGGTGGCTGAACCGCTTCGACAAGGAAGGCACAGTGGAGACTCGTGAGCGATGTGGTAGGAAACGCGCGACAACCAGCGAACAGGACGACGCAATCGTCCGTCTTGCAACCCAGACCCCTATCACTGCAGCGAAGGCTGTCCTCCCAGCGTTGGGCCTCAACTGTTCCGTCGACACAATCCGCGAACGTCTCCACAAGGCAGGAATTCACAACTGGAGTCCCTCCCGAAAGCACATCCAGAGGATTCCCCTGGGTGAGGCTGAAGGAGCGGCTCTCCAGCAGGCAGTCTGGCGTCCCACTGGCACCCAGTTAGGCAAGAAGAAAACCCCGAAGGTCCCTCCAAGAGCCAAATCAACAGCTTCaaagatgaaaaagaaaaaaaccattaaaaaaaatcctgtgaaGGAGTCCAGTGCTCCTGAAGCCCCTGAAAAGCAGTTGGAGGCCCCCCAGATGGAGTTCAACCCCCCTCAGGCTATCACCCACTGCCCTGACCTTGCACAGCTTCCCCAGCCCCAAATAATAGATAGCCAGAGTCAATTTCAAGCCCAGCCTATTCCCAACCCCCAGCAGATGTACCAGCAGCATCAAGACCTCAACATGTCTCAGAACTGGCCTCTGGATTTGGTCCAAGCCCCTCAGACTCAGAGTCAGTACCTTCAGAGCACCGATAACCTTCCCCCAACATCCTCTCACCTCCAAGAACTGTACCCCCAGAACAATCATCACCAGCATCACCCACTCGAGCCACAGCAGATCAACCTGGAGCCCCGCAGCAAACCAGTGAACGTCTCTGAAGGTTCATCCAGCTCGAATTCCTCGACCGAGAGCCAGGAAGTGAATGATTCTTCGAAGAAGACTGCGGAGCCTGCTGCTGGATCAGAGCAGATCGTGAAAGAAGATCAGTCTGAAGGAAATTCAGAGAAGAGGAAGAAGGGAGGGAAAGCCAAGGGAACCCTGGAGACGTCAGTCGAACTGAGAAACAGGATGATTGGTATGTCCCAGGCTGGACTATCAACGCTGTCAATAGCCCTCGCCATCAGCAGATCCGAGAGGACAGTCAAGAGGTGGCTGGAGCGTTGGAGGAAGGAGGGAAACGTCCAGACGAAGGAGAGAAAAGGGAGGAAAAGAATCACTACCAAGGAGCAGGACGATGCTATAATTGCCCTGGCAACGCAGAACCCTTTGACAGCCGCCAAATACGTGGCTCCAGCCCTCGGACTCAACTGCTCAGTCGACACCATCCGCGAGCGACTTCACAAAGCGGGAATTCACAGTTGGAAACTTGGGAAGAAGCCCGGTGAAGGGAATGCTGTGCACACCGTACACCTCTGGCAGCCCAGTGGCAACAGGCCCAACAGACCCAGGATTCTCAGGAAAAATAGTGGGAAGAAGATTGCGGGGAAGAAGCTCGAGAGCAAGAAGACCGTTGGGAAAAAAGAAACGAAGAAAAGTCAGGAGAAGATCGTCGAGGAAGAGGTCCAGGTGCCCAATGTCCCTGTTGAGAGTGTTCAGGCACCTCAGCCAGTTCCCAGCATTGAACAGGGGACTATGCAGTTCCACGATGAGGGAATGAATGGGTACAGTTCCAATCCCAATGTTCTCCAGCCCGTGCTCACTCCTCTGACCCCCAGTACCTCGGGACAGGGGATGCATGTGGCACAGGTCATGAGGCCTGATTGCAGGATGGCTACAGGACAGGTTCCTGGGTATTCCTCATGCATGGTAGGAAGTGGGCATGGGCATATGGAGCAGCCTGATCCCCTTAATTATGAACCGTACATGTGGAACTTCTAG